The DNA sequence TTTGATCCCTTCCTCCATCGCCACATCATTCCCAGATTGGTAGGTGGTCATCTACGCGAAAAGATAACCCTTTCGGCAGCATACAAGTCCTACCTATCTCGCAACCGACTCCGTCAACTAGAATTATAGCGTATATCGCCATTTATTTTCCGCCATACAATGTCTGTTTGCTGACGTGTTTTCTGACAAAATCCATCCTAAACCGCAGCAAAAAACCGCCCGCATTCCACAAAAAAATGCCACAAAAAAACGATTGCATTTCCCATAATTTCGTTGTATCGTTTATCCTGTTCGCTTATTTTGACAGGCAAAGGGGGCTACCTTATTGGCAGCACAATCTACTAAACAAACGAAATTAAAACGGACACTCACACTCGCACCGGTCGTCCTGATCGGGCTCGCCTACATGGATCCGCTCGTCGTGTTCGACTCGTACGGCATCGTCGCACAAAAGACGCAAGGCCACGTCGCTGCAGCGTATATTGCCATTTTGATTGCCCTATTGTTCACAGCGTACAACTACGGGCAAATGGTCAAAGCGTATCCAGTCGCGGGTTCGACATATACTTACGCCCAAAAAAGTATCCACCCGAAGGTCGGGTTTCTCGTCGGCTGGGCGGTCATGCTCGATTACTTGTTTTTGCCGATGGTCAACTTCGCAATCGGCAGCGCCTACTTGACGGCGGTGTTTCCGCAAATCCCAAGTGCCGTGTGGGTGCTCTCCTTGACCGCCCTAATTACGACGATCAACGTGTTTGGCATCAAACTAACCGCCAACGTAAACACTGTATTCGTATTATTCCAAACAATTGTACTCACCGTGTTTGTCGCCTTTATCATTTACGGTTTATCACACGGCATGGGCGAAGGGACTCTGCTTTCAACTGAACCGTTTTATTCGCCGACGGTTGAGTTGCCGCTTATTTTAACGGGTGCGTCTATTTTGTGCTTTTCCTTTTTAGGTTTTGACGCGGTGACGACACTGTCGGAAGAGACGCTGAATCCACAAAAAACGATTCCGCGCGCCATTTTTCTCATTGCACTGATCGGCGGGGTCATGTTTATCGGCACATCGTATTTTTTGCAACTCGTCTTTCCGAACTTTATGGACTTTAAAAACCCAGATGCGGCGTCGTTACAGATCGCTTCGTACGTCGGTGGAGCGTTCTTGCATTCCTTTTTTCTGGCGGGTACGATGGTCGCTGTCATTTCATCCTCGCTCACGTCGCACACGAGTGCATCGCGCCTGTTATATGCGATGGGGCGCGACGGCTCCTTCCCGAAAATATTTGCCTACGTCCATCCGAAATATAAAACGCCGGTGTTTAACATTTTGTTAATCGGCGCGATTTCGCTCACCGCTATTTTCGGAGAGCTCGAAGTCATTTACTCGTTCATTAGCTTTGGGGCGCTACTCGGGTTTTTGTTCGTCAATCTATCCGTCGTTGCCCACTATTTCGTCCGACAAAAGAGACGCAACGCCCGGGACGTCGTACGCTATTTGCTCGCTCCGCTCATTGGTGCCGCCCTTACGCTGTGGTTGTTCTCGAGCTTACAACCGTCGGCTTTGCTGCTCGGCACCGGCTGGATCGTCATCGGCATCGTGTACTCTGCCTTCGTCGCCAAACAGCGCCCAGCACTCGAGTTTAACCAAATTTGACCGTATGACGAGTTACTCCTGTGCTCGGCGATACCAATCGGCGACAAAAGACTGAAAGGAATGTTTCGTCACCTGCTCAAACGCCGCACGCGTACGCGCGTTCAGTTCGCTGCGCTTATCGACACTCGCCGCATCGATTTCCGGATACATTTTTAACGCCGCACACCACGCGTTTAATTTTTGCTCACCGAACGTTTGTATGTAATAACGCAATAGATCGTAGCAGTGCGCATAATACGCTGCCGCCTCCCGTGCTGACAATTGCTCTAAATTGAGCCGCTCCATTTCCGCAAACGTCCAGCGCGGCTTTTTTAACGACATATTTTCTCGCGTACGCAGGCCCGGTAACAAGTGGTGTTGATAGTACTCGGCCAATCCTTCCTGCATCCAGTAAGCCGCATTGTCTCGCGTCTCTTCACTCAGTAACTGGTGTGTCAATTCGTGGACGATTCCGGATGCGAACGTCTCGTTCGGCGCGACGGCTCCGATAAACTTGATCGCCTGCCCGCTTTCGTTCCAGCCAGCCACCCAATGCGGGAGTGACAGCTTGACCGATTGGCGGAACGCCTCCCGTTGGTGGTAAAGTTTAATTTGCACATGCTGCTCGATTTGCCATTCTAATCGTTCTTGAAAAGCCATAAGCGCCTTTTCAGCTACGTTAAGCGCCACAGTCGCTTGTTCCACTAGCGATTTATCCGTATATTTAACAGTCGCGCGTTCACCGGACTTCGTATAAAACTGCACGTCCGCGTCTTTCCAGCCGTCTTTCGTCTGTACGTACATCACCGGTTGCTCCAGTACGTGTGCTACCCCGTTTCTTTTATAAGTCTGACGTAGGCGAACTTGCAAAATGTCTGGTTTGTACGGCGCGATCGATTCGACCGTCAGGGCAAATGTTCCAGAGTCGATTGTCGCGACAGCGTCGGCAAACCAGCGCCGCCTCTCTTGCACGTACATGTCGTCTTCCGCCAACAAATGTGCGGCGAACTTTTCCCAATCGCCCCGATTAACTGCCTTGCTTTGTGCGTGTACGACTTTTTTAATTTGCCTTTCCACTTCAGGGATACGCCCTTTGTTGTGGTTCTGTCCCACCGGGTCGATGAGTGTCGCCTCGTCAATCAGTCCTACTTCGTCAACCGCTCCCATCTTGTCGACCCGCCCCGCTTCATCGACCTGCCCTGCTTCGTCGCCTCGCGCTGCCCTCTCGATCCACCCAATCAGTCTAGCTTCGTCGCTCTTCCGTGTCTCAGCCGCATACAGCGGCGCCGCTCCCCAAGCGCTCGCTACGGCACACACGATGCACAAATATATGAAAAACGTACGCAATCCGCCCACACCTCCTCCCCTTTAGTGTAAACCTGCCATGTCTTATCTTATTCATTCGGCGAGGGCGCGAACAACCTCTCGTACGAAAACCGTTCCGCCGGGCAAGGCCGCGCGACAAACAAAAGAAAGACCTGCCGCACGCACCCGCGTACGGAGGTCTTTCTTCCGCAATTATCCGTAACAATCCGTAATAGTCGTCACAGTCGAAAACCGTCCACGCCGTTAATGACTAAATACTACCTAAGTAAATGAAGCGAAAAATGAACACGATGCCGAGAACGTACACGATCGGATGCACCTCGCGCCACTTTCCTTTAAACACTTTCGCTAACGGATATACGATGAATCCCATCGCAATGCCGGTGGCGATGCTAAAAGCGAGCGGCATGAAAATGACGGTCAAAAACGCCGGCACCGCTTCGTCGATCGCATCCCACTCAATTTCGCGCAAGCTCTTCGACATGAGCACGCCGACGATAATGAGTGCGGGTGACGTAATTGCTGGCACGGACGCTAAGCTTTCCACGACCGGGAAGAAAAAGAGCGACAACAAGAAAAACCCAGCTGTCACGACCGACGTCATTCCCGTCCGCCCCCCAGCAGCGACACCGGCCGTCGATTCGACGTACGACGTGACCGTCGACGTCCCGAGCATCGACCCGCCGATCGTCGCGAAGGAGTCAGCTAACAATGCACGGTTGGCTCGCGGCAATTTATTGTCTTTCATCAGCCCTGCCTGCGTCGCGACCCCGACGAGTGTACCAGCCGTATCGAACAAGTCGACGAAGAAGAAGGCGAAAATAATCGTCAGAAACCCAGCTTCCAACGCACCGAGAATGTCCATTTGCATGAACGTCGGCGCAATGCTCGGTGGCGCCTGCACGATCCCTTGCGGCACGCTGACGACGCCAGTGAGCATACCGACGACCGCAGTAATGAGCATGCCGTAGAAAATCGCCCCTTTGACATGGCGCACCATGAACAACACCGTCACTAATAATCCAAACAACGTCAATAAAATGCCAGGTTGGGTCAATTCGGTGTTGAGCGATAAATACGTCGCCTCATTCGGGACGATAACTTCCGCGTTTTTCAAACCGATAAAAGCGATAAACAAGCCGATCCCCGCCGAGACGGCGTGTTTTAGTCCTTTCGGGATGGCGTTAATAATCATTTCGCGCAGCTTCGTCAGCGATAAGAGGACGAACACGACTCCGGAAATAAACACCGCACCGAGCGCCGTTTGCCACGAAATGCCCATCCCTAACACGACCGTGTACGTGAAGTAGGCGTTCAATCCCATACCCGGCGCGAGTGCGATCGGATAGTTGGCAAGCACACCCATTAGTAGTGAACCGAGTGCAGCTGCCAGAGCCGTCGCCACAAACACGGCGCCGAAGTCCATCCCCCCGTCTTTCCCTAAAATGGCTGGGTTCACGAGCAAGACGTACGCCATCGTCAAAAACGTCGTCGTCCCCGCCAATAGCTCGGTGCGCATGCTCGTGTTGTGTTTTTCAAATTGAAAAAAGCGCGATACGGACAACATCCATTCCTCCCTTGTTTTGAATAAAAAAAGAGCCTAGTTCTCCGGGCTCTGTGAGGCGATTTGTCCTACAAAAAAACCAACGCTACCTTTTCTTTAAAATAACCATTGCTCATTGCTAAAATAACCATTCCGAAGTTATGGATAAAAATGGTACATAGCCATTCACAAAATGACGCGGTAACGTGGTGTTTTCGTAGTCAAGCAATTTACGGTTGCCTGGTAGAGACCGTTGGACCGTATTACCAACGATATACGAAAAGACGTATATAGTTTTCGTTCGTGTATTTCACATCGCGTACACTGCTTGTACAAGTGACACTGACAGGTAGGAAGCCTATGTGCACCTCCCATGCAATCCAAAAGATGCTGACAACTTTCCGAACCTATGCAGCGAGGACACCCTATAGAGGCGACTTTCACGTCCCGATGTATACAAAGTGTACGCGATATGCGTCGTTCTTGTCAATAGAATCGAACATTTTCCAAAAACATATACATATTATTCGTGTTTAGTTACTCCCACTCGATCGTAGCTGGCGGTTTGGACGTTATGTCGTACACGACGCGGTTCACGCCAGGTACTTCCTTCGTCATACGGCTGGACACGCGCTGTAGCACGTCGTACGGAATACGCGCCCAGTCAGCCGTCATCCCTTCGACCGAGTGGACTGCGCGAATGCCGATTGTGTAATCGTACGTACGCGAGTCGTCCGTCACCCCGACGCTGCGCAAATCGGTGAGTACGGCGAAGTATTGCCAAATGTCGCGGTCGAGCCCAGCGTCACTAATTTCGGCGCGCAAAATCGCATCCGCTTCGCGCACGATGTGCAACCTCTCTTCCGTCACCTCTCCGATGACGCGAATGCCGAGACCCGGGCCAGGGAACGGTTGCCGCCAGACGATTTCTTGCGGTAAGCCGAGCGCTTCGCCGACTTGGCGCACCTCGTCTTTGAACAATTTTCTTAACGGCTCGACGAGTTGAAAAGACATGTCTTCCGGTAAGCCACCGACGTTGTGATGCGATTTAATCGTCGCCGACGTGTCCGTCCCGCTCTCGATCACGTCCGAGTACACCGTGCCTTGAGCTAAAAACTCGTGATCGCCGAATTTCTTCACTTCTTCTTCAAACACGCGGATAAACTCGTTCCCGATAATTTTTCGCTTTTGCTCGGGATCGGTGACGCCGCGTAGCTTGTCTAAAAAGCGTGCGCTCGCGTCGACTTTGACGACGTGCATGTCAAACTTACCCGCGAACGTCTCCATCACACTGTCCGCTTCCCCTTTGCGCAACAGTCCGTGATCGACAAACATACACGTTAATTGATCGCCGATCGCCTTGTGCACGAGTGCCGCAGCGACCGATGAGTCAACGCCGCCGCTCAATGCGCAGAGCACTTTGCGCTCCCCGATGCGCGCTTTGAGCTTAGCGACCGTATCGTCGACGAATGACTCTGTGCGCCAATCGCCCGTGCACTGACAAATCTCATACATAAAGTTTTTTAAGATTTTATCCCCGTACACTGTATGCCTTACTTCCGGATGGAATTGAACGGCATACACGCCCGAACGGGCGTCGCTCATCGCTGCTACCGGCACATCCGCCGTACGCGCGTCCACGCTGAAACCTTGCGGCACTTTCGTGACGACGTCACGGCAATTCATCCAGACGTCGTGCGTGTCTGCCACCCCCTTGAGCAGCACACTGTCGCCGACGTTTTCCACTTCCACTTTACCGTTCGCACTGACCGCGCCCCGTTCGACGGTTGCCTCGAAGTGAGTCGCGATCAGATGCATGCCGTAACAAATGCCGAGAATCGGCACCCCTAACTCGAAAATCGCCGGGTCACACTTGCGAGAGTCTTTGGCAAACACACTGGTCGGTCCCCCAGAAAACACGATGCCGCGCGGCAAGTTTTTCTTCAGCTCAGCAGCCGTCGTCTTGTAAGACAACAGCTCGCTGTAGACTCCCAAGTCGCGAATGCGACGCGCGATTAACTGGTTATACTGTCCTCCAAAATCGAGAACGACAATGCGTTCATGCAGTTGTTCCACGGTTACCATCTCTTTTCTACAAGCAGCGGTATGATCAATGCACATATTATATCAGAGCATTTCCCGCAATCAAGGGCGCAGCCCTTTTAAGAATTTTTTCCATAAATCTTGCGCCGTTTGCCACATCTCGCGCGTCCAAGCCCGATCCCCATAGCGAGAGGCTTCGTACAGCCGCGTTAAGTCGATCAGTTCGTCCCGGTCCTGCTTGCGCCAAGCGAGCGACGTCGCGATGTAATCGCGCACCGACTGATCGGGGGTACGCTCCCCGTAGCGTTTTTCCAACAACTGCAATAACTGTTCGTATGCGGCCACGAAGCGTGCTTTGTTGTAGCGCCCATCGGTGGTGAGCCCCTCGTCGCCGTGTGCTCCCTTGCGGTGGGTGGCCCCTTCGCGCTGTAAGGCGCGCTGCAAGGCGTATAGCCGCCAGCGCCAAAATCGGCGGCGCCCGATCCACCAACCGACTCCGGTTAAAGCAAATAGAGCGGCACCACTTGCGACCCACCACTTCCACGGCGTCCCCGCTGTGTTTGCCTGCTGTGTGGAGGCGTCATATTCAGGTGCATTGTCGGGCGCTTCTTCTGGCGGTGGAAAATCGGCGAGTTTGGGCAAATCGTCCGGTTGCTGGGCCTCCATCCCGTCGTGATTGAACAGCTCGTCAACGTTAACGTCTTCGTCCTTTTCGATCGTTACCGGGCTATAAAAGCCGGGCGTCGGCTCAAACGGTAGCCAGCCAACGTCCGGAAAATACACCTCGACCCATGAATGAGCGTGTAAATTTTTTACCGTTACCTCGTACCGCTCGTTGTCGGAATCATAAGAGCGCTCACCCGGGGCAAAACCTTTGACCCATCGCGCGGGGATCCCGTTTGCGCGCAGTAACACGACCATCGACGTCGAGAAGTGGTCACAATACCCTTGCTGCGTATCGAACAAAAACTGGTCGACGAAGTCGCGTTCTTGCGGCGTCTCGGCGACAGTTTCTGTCTCGTACGTCAAATCGGGATTGTGCTTCAAAAAACTTTCCACCGCTAAGACGCGATCGTACGGTGTCTTTCCTTTTACTGTTTCCTCGGCCAACTGTTTGATTCGCCGCGGGAGCTTTTGTGGTAGTTGTAAATATTTTGCCGTAATTTCCTGCGGGTATTCCACGCCACTTTGCCTGAGCTTGGCTTCATTTACGAGTGGCTGCTCAACGCCGATTTCATAGCGAGCGAACGGCTGATCGTTCGCATTGCGGTAGCCGCTATCTGGGGCGATCACTTCGAGGACGGCATCTTCCGGTTCCACTTGTGCTGCATCGTAAGTCATCAATTGACCGGCCGTAAATAGCACCGGATATTTGCGCTTGCCTGTAAACGTCACTTGCTGCTTCACTTTGCGCCCCTGCATGTTTTGAAACAGCGGCCGCGGCGGTACTTTTTCTACCGTACGCCGCTCGTGCGATTGAAACCAGCCGTGCCCATCGTAGCGGTCTTTCGCCTCCCCGCGCCAGTAGAACGGTTCGTCGACCGTCGCTTCAAACACGACTGTCTCGTCTTGTGTAAACGAGCCACCTAAATACGAGTCGTTACCGCCGTAACCGATTTTGCGTGTCGACGTCCCCCCCGCACCAGATGGTGCCTTATCGTTGTAACTCGTTATAAATGGCACCGGGTTCGGCCAACTAGCTTCTGATTTCGGCGCATAATAACCGATCGACACGGCGCACACGATGAGGGCGAGTGCGGCAGAAAACCAAGCGAGTAACTGGCGCCGCTCCGGCGAACGCGAGCGACGTCGCAACTGATCCAACCGGCTAAAAGCGAGCATGAAAAATCCGTAACTCATCGTGCGCACAATCGCAAAACTGCCGTCAAAGGGCGTAAAGCTATCTAACACGGCGAGGTAGACGACAGTGAGCAGCAACAGCCAAAAAATGCGGCCACGCCGCACGACGTCACGGTACATGACAACTTCCAGCAACCAAATAAAGAAGAAAAAACTTATCGTACGGATAAGCGGACTCATGTCTAGCCATGCCATCTGCCGCAATAGAGCGACATCTTGGCTGACCGTATCGGCAACAGTTAGTAACCACTGTTTTCCGAGAAAAGGGATGCCTTGTGCGTCCATAAACAAGTGATGGACGAGAAAGAGCAAAAAAAGCGGCTTCAGCACCACCCTTATCGGCCACGGGAGGCGCAACATGTCCAACAAGAGCAAAAAGGTAAAGGCGATGACAAAAAAGTCAATACGCACAGTGTCGGTATACTGTTTGAGCGGCTTCATCCATTCGTAAAACAGCGCCAAACTAAAGGCACCGTAAAATAGGAGCCTAACGAACTTACGCACTCGAGCGTCCACCTCCCCGCACGATTTCGGCAAAGCGGTCGTCGTCGACGAATGTGACAGACACTTTTAGCAGCGCTACCGTCTTGAGGCGCGACTGTTCGCTGTCCGCCAGCTGTCGCCGGGTACGCACCCAAAATAGCGTCACGTTTAGGCGGCGGGCACGCAATTCACTCAGCGCCCGCACCGTGCTCGCCCCGAGCTGCGATGTGACAAAAACGACCGTCGCACCGTACGGCAAACGCTTCGCCTCTTGCAACATCACGCGATCCGCTGTGAACGGGCAATCGGCGGCGACTTCCGCCAAATGTTCGTAAAGTTGCATAAGGTCGCCGCCGCTATGTTGCGGCAGCAGCGCGAAGGGCTGTTTTCCGTAAGAAATGAGACCAACGCTAAACCGGCGTTTCACCGCATAACGGGCGAGCGAGGCGACAAGACTGACGGCCCGCTCAAAACGCTCCACATCGTACGCGTGCTCTCGGCGGTCGAGAAAAAACACAATGTCGTTCGCTTGCTGGAGTGCAAATTCTTTCGTTTTCAACCTACCGCCCCGCGCCGTCGCCTTCCAGTGAATGCGCCCGAGCCGATCGCCGTTCACGTAATCGCGAATGCCGACGACCGTCGTCATATCTTCGGACAGTCGGTTGTAAGCGATCGCTGCGCCCGCCGCTTGTTCATTAACCGTCTGCCAAACGGGAATCTCACAAGTCTTAGGATAGACGAGGATCTCACTTTTCACAGCAACCGTCTGCTGTCGCTGCAAAAAGCCGAACAAATCTCCCACTTGCAACTGTACCGCATGCCACTCGTGTCGTCCGCGCGGCAAATCGTCACAGACGTAAGTAAACGTGAACGTCTTCTTGAACCACGGAAATAACACCGTCGCCGCCCGGTGCTGTGACCGCTTTAGCGCCTCCGGCAGGATATCTTTTACGTACACCCACGGCAAAGGAAACGCGAACCGCCGCGTGAACGTGAGTTGCACGTCGAGTTCGCCGCCCGCGTGCAATCGCGCATACGTCATTTCACGCGTTACCGTTACCCCTTTTAGTGCGAACAAATAGACGAACAGTTCATAAACGGCGACCGTTAACAACGTATAAAAAAGAAACCACGGGACAAAGCCGCCTTGAAACTTACCGTAGAGAAATGCGGCCACCAATAGCAACAGCACGCCGATTAAGCCAGTCGCACGCCGAAATGGACGCAGGCGCAACATCGTCACTCCTTCCTTTACAAAAACCCGCCATTCAGTTTCACACACTGTTTTTTAATAAACGTTTTATTTGTTACGGTATACGGGCACAGGCGTATGTTGCAAAACATCTAGTAGCACTTTTTCCACAGCAATGTCTTTCAGACGCGCATCCGGTTTAAGAATGAGGCGGTGACTAAACGTCGCGAGCACGAGTTGCTTGACGTCGTCGGGAACGACGTATGAACGTCCGCGCATAAAAGCGAATGCCTGAGCCGTACGGAAAAGCGCGAGTGAACCACGCGGTGACACGCCGAGGTAGACGTGGGGATGCTGGCGCGTCGCTTCACTCAGCTGCACAATGTACGTACTGACTGAAGCGTCGACGTGCACATCGCGCACGCGCGCTTGCAACTGACATAATTCCTCCTTGCTGACGACCGGTTTAAGCGCCGCGAGCGGATGGGTTGTTTGCTGCCGCTCAAGCATCTCCACTTCATCGCGTTCACTCGGGTAACCGAGGTGCAACTTCATGAGAAAGCGGTCCAATTGCGCTTCCGGCAGTGGAAATGTCCCTTCGTATTCGATCGGGTTTTGCGTCGCCATTACAAAAAATGGTTGCGGCAGCTGGCGAGTCACGCCGTCGACGGTAACACTTCCCTCTTCCATCGCTTCCAACAACGCAGCTTGTGTCTTCGGGGACGTGCGGTTGATTTCATCGGCCAAGACGACATTGCCCACAATCGGACCCGGACGAAATTCGAACTGCAACGTTTGCTGGTTAAACACGGAAACACCGGTGACGTCCGAAGGCAATAAGTCGGGTGTAAACTGGATGCGCGTAAAGTCGCACCCAAGTGACTTGGCCAGTGCCTTTACGAGCATCGTCTTGCCGACGCCGGGTACGTCCTCCAACAACACGTGTCCACCGCAAAGCACCGCTGCGACACTCATGCGGATGACCTCTTCCTTGCCGACGATCACTTTCGTAACATTGTCCGTAATTTTGGCAATTGTCTCGTGACGCTTGTCGAATCCCTCACTCGCTGCTCTATGCATCGACAGTTTCTCTTCCTCCTCAAATTCCGTGGCGCGTTGACTTCTTTCCTATAGTGTAACTAACAAATGTATCGTTGACTAGTGAGAACTTCTAAGTAATAAAAGTGAAGTGAAAATTGGAATCCAGCCTAGTGACTGACATACGATAAGAGTAACACCGATCGGTTAAAGGAGTGAGAACCGAATGTACGATAACCCATTCGCATCTGTTCATACGATGGAGGACACCCGTTTTATCAAAGGCATTACCGAAGCCATTAATGGTGAATATAGCGCCATTCACTGCTACACTCACTTATTCAAGATTGCCCCTACGAAAGAAGAACAGTCAGTCATTCGCGAAATCAGACGTGATGAGAAAAGGCACTTTCAAGAGTTCGTTGATCTTTACATTAAGCTGACAGGCACGAGGCCAACACCGCGAATCTCAGAGCAATGTCCAAAAGATTACTGCAAAGGACTAACCGTTGCTTTTAAAGACGAACAGAAAACGGTCGATTTTTATTTGGATCTCTCTGACAAGGCGACGAATCCTCATATAAAAGATAGCATTCGCCGTATAGCTTCTGATGAACAAAATCACGCAGTTTGGTTCCTGTACTTTTTGACAAAAAACGATTGCCGGTTGTAATGGAAATCTGAAGGCCATGCCCGTAGATATTGTATCATGTCCACTTGCGTACATTTTACATACTTCACCGTCACAAGTTTTAAGTTGCGTTTATTCACGTCTTATCTACGGGCGACACTTATTTAATTAGCGAGCAATATCCGCGGCACAAAATGTTCTGTAGCGAGGACAAGTGAACAACGCCAAGTGAGCGTTTTGCCCGCGGCAACTAACTACACGATAGCTTCCTTCCCAAACCCGAGGACCCTCGCTTTAAAATAAATCCCCTTCGCGACGGCCAAATCAAAATACGCCGCCCCGACCGATTTAAAGAATGTCACTTCCTCATTCGTCTCCCTAATTAAACCCTCTCGCCCACTTACTTGACTGAGCTCCGCATAAATATATGAAAAACTCCAGTCGCTTTCTTCGTTTGCGTGCATCAGTTCTCCAGCTTCTTCTTTCACACCTGTTAGATCGTCGACGACAATTTTATCTGCCCGCTCAATAGTTCTCAGGTCGACTTCTCGCATCGAGGGCAAATACGAACCGACTCCGTTAATGTGCGTCCCTGGCTGTAGATCGTTCCCGTCGAATACGGGTGTATTGGAGCGAGTGGCACAGCAAATAATATCGGCCTCCCGCACAAGTTCTGCGACAGCTTGGGCGACAACGATCTCTTGGCGAACGCCATATGCTAGAAGCTTTTCTTTAAACTGCTCCGCCTTTTCCCGGGTGCGATTAAACAGTGCAATTTTTTCAATATCCCGTACTTCCAGTACACCTAACACTTGTTCAAACGCCATCGCCCCGGTGCCAATGACACCTAGCGTCTTTGCGTCTACTCTCGCTAATTTTTCTGTTGCAATTCCACTCAGCGCACCGGTCCGGAGCCGCGTTAAATAAGACGCATTCATCATGCACAAATGTTCACCGGTTTGCGCATCGGTCAGCAGCATCACCCCTTGGGTCGTCGGTTTACCTCTCTGAGGATTTTCCGGAAATATCGATACGACTTTAACAGCGGTGATTTCCTCTGCTAAATCCGCACTCGGCATATACAACGCAGATGCTTGATGTTTAGGAAATTCAATCACGGTGCGGTGAGGGTTGTCGATTAGCCCCTCGTTTTTTGCCGCGAGCCCACGCTTTAAATCGGCAATCGCATCTCGCATCAAATAATTTTTCTGTATGTCTTGCTCGGCTAAAATAAGCATGATTTCTCTTCTCTCCATTTTCCGTTTTGTAGTCGTTTTATTTTTGTCGTTTTATTTTTATGATTGTTTCCTGATCAATTCTTACTGACGACTTCCGGCGTTCACTTCTTCATCTAACTCCTTGTCTAATTCCTTGTCTAACTCCTCGTTGTGGCGATCCTTCACTGCCCAAACGGCGAGCAAGGAGATGACCGCAGTGAAAATAATGTACAACGCCACCGATACATACGAATTATTAAACCGCATCAGCAAAGCGGTTGCAACTAGTGGCGCCGTTCCACCTGCGACAGCTGCACCGATTTGATAACCTAAGGTGATTCCCGTGTACCTCACTTGCAGCGAAAATATTTCGGAAAACATTGTTCCTAACACCGCCGTGATCGGCGCCCAAATAATCCCCAACCCGATCACCGTCGCCAGTACTAATAGTAACACGGAACCTTGGTGAATCATCCAAAAGTACGGAAACGCATACACGATCATTAAGATGGTCCCCCATACGTACAGCGGTTTACGACCGA is a window from the Numidum massiliense genome containing:
- the guaA gene encoding glutamine-hydrolyzing GMP synthase, whose protein sequence is MEQLHERIVVLDFGGQYNQLIARRIRDLGVYSELLSYKTTAAELKKNLPRGIVFSGGPTSVFAKDSRKCDPAIFELGVPILGICYGMHLIATHFEATVERGAVSANGKVEVENVGDSVLLKGVADTHDVWMNCRDVVTKVPQGFSVDARTADVPVAAMSDARSGVYAVQFHPEVRHTVYGDKILKNFMYEICQCTGDWRTESFVDDTVAKLKARIGERKVLCALSGGVDSSVAAALVHKAIGDQLTCMFVDHGLLRKGEADSVMETFAGKFDMHVVKVDASARFLDKLRGVTDPEQKRKIIGNEFIRVFEEEVKKFGDHEFLAQGTVYSDVIESGTDTSATIKSHHNVGGLPEDMSFQLVEPLRKLFKDEVRQVGEALGLPQEIVWRQPFPGPGLGIRVIGEVTEERLHIVREADAILRAEISDAGLDRDIWQYFAVLTDLRSVGVTDDSRTYDYTIGIRAVHSVEGMTADWARIPYDVLQRVSSRMTKEVPGVNRVVYDITSKPPATIEWE
- a CDS encoding NCS2 family permease translates to MLSVSRFFQFEKHNTSMRTELLAGTTTFLTMAYVLLVNPAILGKDGGMDFGAVFVATALAAALGSLLMGVLANYPIALAPGMGLNAYFTYTVVLGMGISWQTALGAVFISGVVFVLLSLTKLREMIINAIPKGLKHAVSAGIGLFIAFIGLKNAEVIVPNEATYLSLNTELTQPGILLTLFGLLVTVLFMVRHVKGAIFYGMLITAVVGMLTGVVSVPQGIVQAPPSIAPTFMQMDILGALEAGFLTIIFAFFFVDLFDTAGTLVGVATQAGLMKDNKLPRANRALLADSFATIGGSMLGTSTVTSYVESTAGVAAGGRTGMTSVVTAGFFLLSLFFFPVVESLASVPAITSPALIIVGVLMSKSLREIEWDAIDEAVPAFLTVIFMPLAFSIATGIAMGFIVYPLAKVFKGKWREVHPIVYVLGIVFIFRFIYLGSI
- a CDS encoding peptidase MA family metallohydrolase, with amino-acid sequence MRTFFIYLCIVCAVASAWGAAPLYAAETRKSDEARLIGWIERAARGDEAGQVDEAGRVDKMGAVDEVGLIDEATLIDPVGQNHNKGRIPEVERQIKKVVHAQSKAVNRGDWEKFAAHLLAEDDMYVQERRRWFADAVATIDSGTFALTVESIAPYKPDILQVRLRQTYKRNGVAHVLEQPVMYVQTKDGWKDADVQFYTKSGERATVKYTDKSLVEQATVALNVAEKALMAFQERLEWQIEQHVQIKLYHQREAFRQSVKLSLPHWVAGWNESGQAIKFIGAVAPNETFASGIVHELTHQLLSEETRDNAAYWMQEGLAEYYQHHLLPGLRTRENMSLKKPRWTFAEMERLNLEQLSAREAAAYYAHCYDLLRYYIQTFGEQKLNAWCAALKMYPEIDAASVDKRSELNARTRAAFEQVTKHSFQSFVADWYRRAQE
- a CDS encoding APC family permease, whose protein sequence is MAAQSTKQTKLKRTLTLAPVVLIGLAYMDPLVVFDSYGIVAQKTQGHVAAAYIAILIALLFTAYNYGQMVKAYPVAGSTYTYAQKSIHPKVGFLVGWAVMLDYLFLPMVNFAIGSAYLTAVFPQIPSAVWVLSLTALITTINVFGIKLTANVNTVFVLFQTIVLTVFVAFIIYGLSHGMGEGTLLSTEPFYSPTVELPLILTGASILCFSFLGFDAVTTLSEETLNPQKTIPRAIFLIALIGGVMFIGTSYFLQLVFPNFMDFKNPDAASLQIASYVGGAFLHSFFLAGTMVAVISSSLTSHTSASRLLYAMGRDGSFPKIFAYVHPKYKTPVFNILLIGAISLTAIFGELEVIYSFISFGALLGFLFVNLSVVAHYFVRQKRRNARDVVRYLLAPLIGAALTLWLFSSLQPSALLLGTGWIVIGIVYSAFVAKQRPALEFNQI